Proteins from one Carassius gibelio isolate Cgi1373 ecotype wild population from Czech Republic chromosome A25, carGib1.2-hapl.c, whole genome shotgun sequence genomic window:
- the LOC127947453 gene encoding troponin I, fast skeletal muscle, whose translation MSEKKMSSSRRHHLKSLVLSIAKGIMEKEVIQIKVDKEKYLSENCPPLSLPGSTQELQELCKKLHHQIDKIDEERYDLESKVGKANKEIEDLKIKVVDLQGKFKKPALKKVRLSADQMLQALLGSKHKVSLDLRSNLKQVKKEVKEEVADVGDWRKNVEDKAGMDGRKKMFEGEA comes from the exons ATGTCCGA AAAAAAGATGTCATCGAGCCGCCGGCACCATCTCAAG AGTTTGGTGCTCAGCATTGCGAAGGGCATTATGGAGAAAGAAGTCATTCAGATTAAGGTAGATAAGGAGAAATACCTGTCAGAAAACTGCCCCCCTCTGTCCCTGCCCGGATCCACACAGGAACTGCAG GAGCTGTGCAAGAAACTTCACCATCAAATCGACAAGATTGATGAGGAGAGATATGACTTGGAGTCCAAAGTGGGCAAGGCCAACAAAGAG ATCGAGGATCTGAAGATCAAGGTGGTCGACCTGCAGGGCAAGTTCAAGAAACCTGCGCTAAAGAAAGTGCGTCTCTCTGCTGATCAGATGCTCCAGGCTCTGCTGGGCTCCAAACACAAGGTGTCTCTGGATCTGAGATCCAACCTCAAACAAGTCAAGAAGGAGGTCAAAGAGGAG GTTGCAGATGTCGGCGACTGGCGTAAGAACGTCGAGGACAAGGCCGGTATGGACGGCAGGAAGAAGATGTTCGAGGGCGAGGCCTAA